From one Sphingomonas sp. BT-65 genomic stretch:
- the rplT gene encoding 50S ribosomal protein L20, producing the protein MARVKRGTTTKAKHKRILDQAKGYYGRRKNTIRIARQAVEKAGQYAYRDRKVKKRSFRALWIQRINAGVRAEGLSYSQFMHGLKLAGIELDRKVLADIAMHEGEAFTAIIAQAKAALPQAA; encoded by the coding sequence ATGGCACGAGTGAAGCGTGGTACGACCACCAAGGCGAAGCATAAGCGGATTCTGGATCAGGCGAAGGGCTATTATGGTCGTCGCAAGAACACCATCCGCATCGCGCGCCAGGCCGTCGAGAAGGCCGGCCAGTACGCCTATCGCGACCGCAAGGTGAAGAAGCGCAGCTTCCGCGCCCTCTGGATCCAGCGCATCAACGCCGGCGTCCGCGCGGAAGGCCTCAGCTATTCGCAATTCATGCACGGCCTGAAGCTCGCGGGCATCGAACTGGACCGCAAGGTCCTGGCCGACATCGCGATGCATGAGGGCGAGGCGTTTACCGCCATCATCGCGCAGGCGAAGGCGGCGCTGCCCCAGGCCGCCTGA
- the pheT gene encoding phenylalanine--tRNA ligase subunit beta: MKFTLSWLKQHLDTDATLDQIDEALTRIGLEVEGIENPGEKLAAFCVARVLTAERHPQADKLQVLTVDTGDGVPLQVVCGAPNARAGLVGVLGLPGAVVPANGMVLKVAAVRGVESNGMMCSTRELELGDDHEGIIELPEDAPIGTRFPDYAGLNDPVFDVSITPNRQDCMGVRGIARDLAAAGLGTLKPLAVEPVAGHGPGPDVRTDDPEGCPAFYGQSVSGVTNGESPEWMRKRLAAIGQKPISALVDITNYVSVDLGRPLHVYDRAKLTGALVARKARDGEQVLALNGKTYTLDTTMTVIADDVAVHDIGGIMGGEESGCSESTTDVLIECAYFDPEHIARTGQKLMLTSDARSRFERGVDPEFLDDGLAIATRLVVELCGGTASGVTRAGTPPRVGLTLGYDPALAETLGGLAIPAGRQQQILESLGFTVEPLDANGDPVGIDAGYDAFRVTAPSWRRDIDGPADLVEEVIRIEGIDKVPSTPLPCEAGVAKPTATAEQKLERRMRRTAAARGLNEAVTWSFIAEQEAAPFGGGAWTLANPISEDLKVMRPSLLPGLLMAAGRNAKRGATSVRLFEIGRRYLADSEKLTLTAVLAGDATPRGWMNGRAQPFTAYAAKAEALALLEAAGAPVANLQVMGEAGEAWHPGQSATLRLGPKTVLAAFGMLHPALLKQFDLDGPVAAVEIFLDAIPAKRATGFMRAAYTPPALQTVTRDFAFIVPAELAAGDLVRAVKGADKAAITDARLFDLFTGAGVEEGRKSLAIEVTLQPGEKSFTDAEIKAVADKVVAAAGKLGAVLRG, translated from the coding sequence ATGAAGTTCACCCTCTCCTGGCTCAAGCAGCATCTCGACACCGACGCGACGCTCGACCAGATCGACGAAGCGCTGACCCGCATCGGCCTCGAGGTCGAGGGCATCGAGAACCCCGGCGAGAAGCTCGCGGCGTTCTGCGTCGCGCGCGTCCTCACCGCCGAGCGTCATCCGCAGGCCGACAAGCTTCAGGTGCTGACCGTCGACACCGGCGACGGCGTGCCGCTTCAGGTCGTGTGCGGCGCCCCCAACGCCCGCGCCGGGCTGGTCGGCGTGCTCGGGCTTCCCGGCGCGGTGGTCCCCGCCAACGGCATGGTGCTCAAGGTCGCCGCGGTGCGCGGCGTCGAATCGAACGGCATGATGTGCTCCACGCGCGAGCTTGAGCTTGGCGACGATCATGAGGGCATCATCGAACTTCCCGAAGACGCGCCCATCGGCACCAGATTCCCCGACTATGCGGGCCTCAACGATCCGGTGTTCGACGTGTCGATCACCCCCAACCGCCAGGACTGCATGGGCGTGCGCGGCATCGCGCGCGACCTCGCGGCGGCGGGGCTCGGCACGCTCAAGCCCCTCGCGGTCGAACCAGTGGCGGGCCATGGCCCCGGCCCCGACGTCCGCACCGACGACCCCGAGGGCTGCCCTGCCTTCTATGGCCAGTCGGTGAGCGGCGTGACCAATGGCGAATCGCCCGAATGGATGCGCAAGCGCCTCGCCGCGATCGGCCAGAAGCCGATCAGCGCGCTGGTCGACATCACCAACTATGTCAGCGTCGATCTCGGCCGCCCGCTGCATGTCTATGATCGCGCCAAGCTGACCGGCGCGCTCGTGGCGCGCAAGGCCAGGGACGGCGAGCAGGTGCTGGCGCTCAACGGCAAGACCTACACGCTCGATACGACGATGACCGTGATCGCCGACGACGTCGCGGTCCACGACATCGGCGGCATCATGGGCGGCGAGGAATCGGGCTGTTCCGAGAGCACCACCGACGTGCTGATCGAATGCGCCTATTTCGATCCCGAGCATATCGCGCGCACCGGCCAGAAGCTGATGCTGACCTCGGACGCGCGCTCGCGCTTCGAGCGCGGAGTCGATCCCGAATTCCTCGACGACGGCCTCGCCATCGCGACGCGGCTGGTGGTCGAGCTGTGCGGCGGCACCGCCAGCGGCGTGACCCGCGCGGGCACGCCGCCACGCGTCGGGCTGACGCTCGGCTATGATCCCGCGCTGGCCGAGACGCTCGGCGGGCTCGCGATCCCCGCCGGCCGCCAGCAGCAGATCCTCGAATCGCTCGGCTTCACCGTCGAGCCGCTCGACGCGAATGGCGATCCGGTCGGGATCGACGCGGGCTACGACGCCTTCCGCGTCACCGCGCCGAGCTGGCGCCGCGACATCGACGGCCCGGCCGATCTGGTCGAGGAAGTGATCCGCATCGAGGGGATCGACAAGGTGCCCTCGACCCCGCTGCCGTGCGAGGCGGGCGTCGCCAAGCCCACCGCGACCGCCGAACAGAAGCTCGAGCGCCGCATGCGCCGCACCGCGGCGGCGCGCGGGCTCAACGAAGCGGTGACGTGGAGCTTCATCGCCGAGCAGGAAGCCGCGCCCTTTGGCGGCGGCGCCTGGACGCTCGCCAATCCGATCAGCGAGGATCTGAAGGTCATGCGCCCCTCGCTGCTGCCCGGGCTGCTGATGGCCGCGGGCCGCAATGCGAAGCGCGGCGCGACGAGCGTGCGCCTGTTCGAGATCGGCCGTCGCTATCTCGCCGACAGCGAGAAGCTCACCCTAACCGCGGTCCTGGCGGGCGACGCCACGCCGCGCGGCTGGATGAATGGCAGGGCGCAGCCCTTCACCGCCTATGCCGCCAAGGCCGAGGCGCTGGCGCTGCTCGAAGCCGCGGGTGCGCCCGTGGCGAATCTCCAGGTGATGGGGGAGGCCGGCGAGGCCTGGCATCCCGGCCAGTCGGCGACGTTGCGGCTCGGACCCAAGACCGTGCTCGCCGCCTTCGGCATGCTGCACCCGGCGCTCTTGAAGCAGTTCGACCTCGACGGCCCGGTCGCGGCGGTCGAGATCTTCCTCGACGCGATTCCCGCCAAGCGCGCGACTGGCTTCATGCGCGCCGCCTACACCCCGCCCGCGCTGCAGACGGTGACCCGCGACTTCGCCTTCATCGTTCCCGCCGAGCTTGCCGCGGGCGACCTCGTGCGCGCGGTCAAGGGCGCCGACAAGGCGGCGATCACCGATGCGCGATTGTTCGACCTGTTCACCGGCGCGGGCGTCGAGGAGGGCCGCAAGAGCCTCGCGATCGAGGTGACGCTGCAGCCTGGCGAGAAGAGCTTCACCGATGCCGAGATCAAGGCGGTGGCCGACAAGGTCGTCGCCGCGGCGGGCAAGCTGGGCGCGGTGCTGAGGGGTTGA
- a CDS encoding SDR family NAD(P)-dependent oxidoreductase: MKTALITGATSGFGAAAARAFTAAGWRVIGTGRRADRLEALKAELGDDMFHPAVFDIRDEAARNAALDTLPEAFRGIDLLVNNAGLARGTEKAQDASLDNWRVMIDTNVTALVAITHKLLPLLIERRGAIINLSSIAATYPYLGANVYGGTKAFVHQFSLSLRSDLAGTGVRVTSIEPGMAETEFTLVRTGSQEASDKLYGGAGPMTADDIAAMILWVAQLPPHLNINVMEMMPVNQSFAGFAVHRDAQ; the protein is encoded by the coding sequence ATGAAGACCGCCCTCATCACCGGCGCAACCTCCGGCTTCGGCGCCGCCGCCGCGCGCGCGTTCACGGCCGCCGGCTGGCGGGTGATCGGCACGGGACGGCGTGCCGACCGGCTGGAGGCGCTCAAGGCCGAGCTCGGCGACGACATGTTCCACCCGGCGGTTTTCGACATCCGCGACGAGGCCGCCCGCAACGCCGCCCTCGATACCCTGCCCGAGGCCTTCCGCGGCATCGACCTGCTGGTCAACAACGCCGGCCTCGCGCGCGGCACCGAGAAGGCGCAGGACGCCTCGCTCGACAATTGGCGGGTGATGATCGACACCAACGTCACCGCCCTGGTCGCGATCACCCACAAGCTGCTGCCGCTGCTGATCGAGCGCCGCGGCGCGATCATCAACCTGTCCTCGATCGCGGCGACCTATCCCTATCTCGGCGCCAACGTCTATGGCGGGACCAAGGCGTTCGTGCACCAGTTCAGCCTGTCGCTGCGCTCCGACCTCGCCGGCACCGGGGTGCGCGTCACCTCGATCGAGCCGGGCATGGCCGAAACCGAATTCACCCTGGTGCGCACCGGCAGCCAGGAAGCGTCGGACAAGCTCTATGGCGGCGCCGGCCCGATGACCGCGGACGACATCGCCGCGATGATCCTCTGGGTGGCGCAACTCCCGCCGCACCTTAACATCAACGTGATGGAAATGATGCCGGTCAACCAGTCGTTCGCCGGTTTCGCGGTACATCGGGACGCGCAATGA
- the pheS gene encoding phenylalanine--tRNA ligase subunit alpha, with product MTTDLDQLQADLLASVDAAAGIDALDAVRVHALGKQGAVTGLLKTLGAMSPEERQETGPRIHALREAVTEAIAARKTALEGAALEAKLAAETLDMTLPVDGVPTGSVHPVSQVMDELAEIFADLGFAVATGPEIEDDWHNFSALNIPETHPARAMHDTFYLAGEHATPMVLRTHTSPVQIRAMKAAGGQQPVRIIAPGRTYRSDSDATHTPMFHQVEGLVIDKGITLGHLKWTLETFLKAFFERDDIVLRLRPSYFPFTEPSAEVDVGFSIVNGKRVIGGSEGWMEVLGSGMVHRKVIAAGGYDPDQWQGFAFGCGIDRLAMLKYGMDDLRAFFDGDLRWLRHYGFSALDVPTLSGGVGA from the coding sequence ATGACCACCGATCTCGACCAACTCCAGGCCGATCTGCTCGCCTCCGTCGATGCCGCGGCGGGCATCGATGCGCTCGACGCGGTGCGCGTGCACGCGCTTGGCAAGCAGGGCGCCGTCACCGGGCTGCTCAAGACGCTGGGCGCGATGAGCCCCGAGGAGCGTCAGGAAACCGGCCCGCGCATCCATGCGCTGCGCGAGGCGGTGACCGAGGCGATCGCCGCGCGCAAGACCGCGCTGGAGGGTGCGGCGCTGGAGGCCAAGCTCGCCGCCGAGACGCTCGACATGACGCTGCCGGTCGACGGCGTCCCAACGGGCAGCGTCCACCCGGTCAGCCAGGTGATGGACGAACTCGCCGAGATCTTCGCCGATCTCGGCTTCGCGGTCGCCACCGGGCCCGAGATCGAGGACGACTGGCACAATTTCAGCGCGCTCAACATCCCCGAGACGCATCCCGCGCGGGCGATGCACGACACTTTCTACCTCGCCGGCGAGCACGCCACGCCGATGGTATTGCGCACCCACACCTCGCCGGTGCAGATCCGCGCGATGAAGGCCGCCGGGGGCCAGCAGCCGGTGCGCATCATTGCCCCCGGCCGCACCTACCGCTCGGACAGCGACGCCACCCATACCCCGATGTTCCATCAGGTCGAGGGGCTGGTGATCGACAAGGGCATCACGCTCGGCCACCTCAAATGGACGCTGGAGACCTTCCTCAAGGCGTTCTTCGAGCGCGACGACATCGTGCTGCGGCTCCGGCCCAGCTACTTCCCCTTCACCGAGCCTTCGGCGGAGGTCGATGTCGGCTTCTCGATCGTCAACGGCAAGCGCGTGATCGGCGGCTCGGAAGGCTGGATGGAGGTGCTCGGCAGCGGCATGGTCCACCGCAAGGTGATCGCGGCCGGCGGCTATGACCCCGACCAGTGGCAGGGCTTCGCCTTCGGCTGCGGGATCGATCGCCTCGCGATGCTCAAATACGGGATGGACGATCTGCGCGCCTTCTTCGACGGCGACCTGCGCTGGCTCCGCCACTACGGCTTCTCGGCGCTCGACGTACCCACGCTGAGCGGAGGAGTGGGCGCATGA
- a CDS encoding LysE family translocator: MTLQTWWLYVTAVFLIAATPGPNMLHVMTQSIHHGVRRSAASMAGLMTAVLACLFASAAGLGALLKASPMLFDLLRYAGVAYLVWLGIKAWRAPVGGDANAEKPAPPSLRAMYATGLGTGFSNPKLIVFAAALFPQFLDTAKPFAPQLAILVASFIVIEVFWYTVYAFGGRSLAAWLARPNRQRLFNRVTGGIFVAFGAALFGSRV; the protein is encoded by the coding sequence ATGACGCTCCAGACCTGGTGGCTCTATGTCACCGCCGTGTTCCTGATCGCCGCGACGCCGGGGCCGAACATGCTGCACGTCATGACCCAGAGCATCCATCATGGCGTGCGCCGCTCGGCCGCGTCGATGGCGGGGCTGATGACCGCCGTCCTCGCCTGCCTGTTCGCCTCCGCCGCGGGCCTCGGCGCGCTGCTCAAGGCATCGCCGATGCTGTTCGACCTGCTGCGCTATGCCGGCGTCGCCTATCTCGTCTGGCTCGGCATCAAGGCGTGGCGCGCGCCGGTCGGCGGCGATGCAAATGCCGAGAAGCCAGCCCCGCCCTCGCTGCGGGCGATGTACGCGACCGGGCTCGGTACCGGCTTCTCCAACCCCAAGCTAATCGTCTTCGCCGCGGCGCTGTTCCCGCAGTTCCTCGACACGGCCAAGCCCTTCGCGCCGCAGCTCGCGATCCTGGTGGCGAGCTTCATCGTGATCGAGGTCTTCTGGTACACCGTCTATGCGTTCGGCGGCCGTTCGCTCGCCGCCTGGCTCGCGCGCCCCAACCGCCAGCGCCTGTTCAACCGCGTCACGGGCGGAATCTTCGTCGCCTTCGGTGCGGCGCTGTTCGGAAGCCGCGTCTAA